The segment GGTTCTCAGTTCCACCCCCGGCGACGAGGCCGGGCTCAAGAGCTTGACCGCCCTGATCAAGGGCCGTTACGCCTACGGCTACCTCAAGGCCGAACGCGGGGTCCACCGCCTGGTCCGGATCTCCCCCTTCGACTCCGGCGCCCGGCGCCACACCTCGTTCGCCTCGGTCGACGTGGTTCCCGAGATCGACGACGACATCGAGATCGAGATCGACGAGAAGGACCTGCGCATCGATACCTACCGTTCCAGCGGGGCCGGGGGACAGCACGTCAACAAGACTTCCTCGGCGGTCAGGATCACCCACCTCCCCACCGGGATCGTGGTCGCCTGCCAAAACGAGCGCTCCCAACACAAGAACAAGGCCACGGCCATGAAAATTCTCAAGGCCCGCCTCTACCAGCAAGAGATGGACAAGCGCCGCCGGGAGATGGCCGCCCACCACGACGACCAGCGCGAGATCGCCTGGGGGAGCCAGATCCGGTCCTACGTCTTCCACCCCTACTCCATGGTCAAGGACCTGCGGACCGGGGTGACGGTGGGGAACATTCAGGGGGTGATGGACGGAAACATCGACCCCTTCATCATCGAATACCTGCGGTCGCGCGCCGGGGAGAGCGTCTGAGAGGAGAGGGAACCATGAGCGACGATTTGAAGGAAAACCGCCGGCGCAAGCTCGAGGAACTGCGCGAACTCGGCCTCGATCCCTACGGGGGACGGTTCGACCGCGACGCCGACGCCCGGGACTGCCGCGAACGGTACCGCGAAGAACGCCGGGTCCGGGTGGCCGGCCGGCTCGCCGCCATCCGGGGCCACGGCAAGACCGTCTTCGCCGATCTTTGGGACGAGACCGGCAAGATCCAGATCTACCTGCGCCGCGACCGGTTGGGGGACGAGGTTTTCGAGGTCGTGGAACGTCTCGACCTCGGGGACATCGTGGGGGTGGAAGGCACCCTCTTCACCACCCGCAAGGGGGAGATCAGCGTGATGGTCGAGTCCCTGGCCTTTCTGGCCAAGGCCCTGCTCCCGCTCCCGGAAAAGTGGCACGGGCTCAAGGACGTGGAACAGCGCTACCGCCAGCGCTACCTCGACCTGATCGGCAACGAGGCCGCCCGCGAGATTTTCGCGCGGCGCCACAAGATCGTCCGGGCCATCCGCCTGTTCCTCTGGGAAAAAGGGTTCACGGAAGTCGAAACCCCGATGATGCAGCCCCTGGCCGGCGGCGCGGCCGCCAAGCCCTTCGTCACCCGCTACGAAGCCCTGGACGCTCCCATGTTCCTGCGGATCGCCCCCGAACTCTACCTCAAGCGCCTCCTGGTGGGGGGAATGGGCAAGGTCTTCGAACTCAACCGCAACTTCCGCAACGAAGGGCTTTCCCGGCGCCATAACCCGGAGTTCACCATGCTCGAAATCTACGAGGCCTTCGGGGACTGCCGGTCGATGATGGACTTGATCGAGGAGCTGGTCACGACCGTGGCCGAAGAGGTTTGCGGAACCTTGCGGATAACCCAGCAGGAGAGCGGGGAAACGATCGATCTCTCCCGGCCCTGGCGCCGGGTCGCTTACCGGGACCTGGTCCGGGAATACACCGGCCGGCCGGACTGGTTCGACCTGGGAGCGGAGGAAGCCGCCCGCGAAGCTTCGGCCCGGGGCCTGGAAACCGAACCCGGGCTCTCGGCGCCGGCGGTCACCCACGAACTCTACGAAAAACTGGTCGAGCCGACCTTGATCCAGCCCACCTTCGTCCTCCGGCTGCCGGCGGAGCTGGTGCCCCTGGCCCGGGCCTGCGCCGACGACCCCGGCGTGGTGGACGTTTTCGAGCTGGAAATCAACGGCCAGGAGATCGCCCCCGGCTACTCCGAACTCAACGACCCCGGCGAGCAGCTCCGGCGTTTTCGGGGGCAAGCCGGGGAAGGGGCGGGGAAAGGGGCGATCGATTTCGACTTCATCGAGGCCCTGGAGCACGGGATGCCCCCGGCGGGGGGGATGGGGATCGGGATCGACCGCCTGGTCATGCTGTTGACCGGAGCGCCCAGTATCCGCGAGGTCATTCTTTTCCCCCAACTGCGGCCGCGGCGGGAGGAACCATGATCCGCTACCCGGTCTGGATCAGCTTGCGCTACCTGCGTTTTCGCGGGAACCGCTCGTTCGTCTCCGCCATCACCCTGATCTCGATCGCCGGGGTGGCGGTGGGGGTCATGACCTTGATGGTGGTGATGGCGGTCATGAGCGGGTTCGACCGCCAGCTCAAGGACAAGTTTTTGGGGATCTACGGCCACGTCGTCGTCACCGCCCAGGGAGAGATCCGCGATTATCTGGATCTGGAGGAACGCCTGGAAAAACTGGACGGAGTCGCCGCCACCGCGCCCTCCATCACCGGACAGATCATCGTCCGCACGCACAACCGGGCCCTCGGAGTCAACCTCCGAGGAATCGATCCGGAGGCGGAGGCCCGGGTGGGGAAGCTGGGGGAATACATGATTGAAGGGGAACTCGACCCGGGCGAGAACGGCATCGTCATCGGGTCCCAGCTCGCCGACCTCTACCGGCTTCGCCTCGGCGACCGGGTTCTCCTGGTCAGTCCCTCGGAAGGGCTGACTCCGGGCTCGGTGGCCGGGGGGAGGGAGAAGTTCACCGTCTCCGGCATATTCAAATCGGGCATGGCCCAGTACGACCTGGAGCTGGCCTACGTTTCCCTCGACGCCGCCCGCCGGCTGTTCGGCCTGGGGCCGGGCGTGACCGGGATCAGCCTCAAGGTCGACGACGTCGAACACGCCCATGCCATCCGTAACCGGGTGGCGGCGATGCTGGCGACTCCACCCTACCTGGTCCGCAGCTGGATGGACCTCAACAAGCCGCTTTTCGAGGCGATCCGGGTGGAGAAGAACCTGATGTTCATCATCGTCACCCTGATCATAGTCGTCGCCGCCCTCAACATCGCCAGCACCCTGATCGTCACCGTCAAGGAGAAGACCCGGGCCATCGGGATCTTCAAATCCCTGGGGATGCCGGAACGGGCCATCCGCCGCATCTTCGTCCTCAACGGAATGATCATCGGGCTGTTCGGCATCGTCCTGGGCGTGGCCGGGGGGATCGTCCTCACCGTGAACATCAACCACGTCGCCGACTTTCTGGCCGCCCGCTTCGGCATCCAGGTCTTTCCTCCCGACGTCTACTACTTCGACCGGATCCCGGCCCGTCTCGATCCCCTGGAGACCCTGATCATCGCCGGGGCCGCGCTGCTGATCGCGGTGGCGGCGTCCCTGTACCCCGCCTGGCGGGCGGCGCGCCTGGAACCGGTGGAGGCGTTGCGCTATGAGTGACCGGCTCCCTCTCGAAGTCATGGGGGTCCGCCGCAGCTTCGCCGGCGGCGATCGGGAACTGCCGGTCCTCAAGGGCGTCGACCTGAGCGTGGAGGCGGGGGAGTTCCTGGCCGTGACCGGCCCCTCGGGGGCGGGCAAGTCCACCCTCCTGCACATCATGGGCGGCCTCGACTCCCCCGACTCCGGGCAGGTGCTTCTGGGCGGCGCCGATCTTTACCGGCTTTCCCGCAAGGCCCGGGCCGCGGCCCGGAACCGCCGGATCGGCTTCGTCTTCCAGTTCTTCCACCTTCTCCCCGAGTTCACCGCCCTGGAGAACGTCCTCCTCCCCGCCCTGATCGGCGGCGGCGGCCGGCGCTTCCGCCGGCACGCCCTCGAACTTCTGGAGATGGTCGGCCTGGCCGAGCGCGTCCGCCACTACCCCTCCCAGCTCTCCGGGGGCGAACAGCAGCGGGTGGCGGTGGCCCGGGCCCTGATCAACGAACCCCTGGTGCTGCTGGCCGACGAACCCACCGGCAACGTGGATTCGGCCACCGGGGTCAGGATCATGGAGCTGCTCAAGCGCCTCAACGCCGAACTGCGCCAGGCGACCGTGGTGGTTTCCCACGACCCCGGGGTGGGGAAATGGGCCGACCGGGTGGTGACCATGCGCGACGGCGTCCTGGTCTAGTCGCGCCCCCGCCGGACTCAATACTCACCATGTAGGCATGTAGAACATGGAGAGGGGAAGGGAACTAACCACAGAGGCCACAGAGAACACAGAGAGTTTTGAGAGGATTGAACGCGGACTGAAGATACCCAGCGGCGGACGGTGGGGGCAAGGGGCCTTTCTCCATCGGGAAAATCCTTCGACCATGAAGGACATGAAGTTCATGAAGGGGAGAGGGTTCAGGGTTCGGGGTTCAGGTGGGAAAATTCTCTCTCAATCAGAGTTAATCAGAGTAATCAGGTGCAAAAATTCCCTCTTCGACATCTGTGTCACCTGCCTGCCGCAGGCAGGTCTGTGGACCTCTCCAGAGGGCGTGGTGGTGGGCCTGAACCCTGAACCCCGAACCCTAAAGGGTCCGTAGCGGAGGGGATTTTCTCTATGCTCCATGCTCTCTGCTCTATGCCCTATGCTTCTCACAGGTGCAAGAATCTTTAAGGGACGAGGCGGGGGCCTGAACCCTGAACCCTCTATTCCTCTTCAGGGCCCCGCCACCGCCCGGACATAGCGTTTACCGGTCTTATTGTCGTCGTCAAGGTAGCCGCCGACGTCGAATTGCATTATAAAGGCCCTGGCGGTGCTCCCCTTCATGGTGGTGGAACTCCAGTACCAGTCGTTTTTGGTGTTGGGGAAATAGGCGGTGTCGATGGAGGGGTAGGTGGTGCCGTAGTCGGCGATGGTCTGCAGCTCCCGGGC is part of the bacterium genome and harbors:
- the prfB gene encoding peptide chain release factor 2 (programmed frameshift), which translates into the protein MSQELRQKLQDVAERYSRMRGIFDLEERERRLAEIEELMSRPGFWDRQEQAQELVQELKGLRAVIEPWREVEKDLRDFSEMLELAEGDEDLEAELSSEFAVLERKVDEIEFRRMLSEPHDGNNAIFSVQAGAGGTESCDWAEMLWRMYGRWAENRGYAVEVLSSTPGDEAGLKSLTALIKGRYAYGYLKAERGVHRLVRISPFDSGARRHTSFASVDVVPEIDDDIEIEIDEKDLRIDTYRSSGAGGQHVNKTSSAVRITHLPTGIVVACQNERSQHKNKATAMKILKARLYQQEMDKRRREMAAHHDDQREIAWGSQIRSYVFHPYSMVKDLRTGVTVGNIQGVMDGNIDPFIIEYLRSRAGESV
- the lysS gene encoding lysine--tRNA ligase — protein: MSDDLKENRRRKLEELRELGLDPYGGRFDRDADARDCRERYREERRVRVAGRLAAIRGHGKTVFADLWDETGKIQIYLRRDRLGDEVFEVVERLDLGDIVGVEGTLFTTRKGEISVMVESLAFLAKALLPLPEKWHGLKDVEQRYRQRYLDLIGNEAAREIFARRHKIVRAIRLFLWEKGFTEVETPMMQPLAGGAAAKPFVTRYEALDAPMFLRIAPELYLKRLLVGGMGKVFELNRNFRNEGLSRRHNPEFTMLEIYEAFGDCRSMMDLIEELVTTVAEEVCGTLRITQQESGETIDLSRPWRRVAYRDLVREYTGRPDWFDLGAEEAAREASARGLETEPGLSAPAVTHELYEKLVEPTLIQPTFVLRLPAELVPLARACADDPGVVDVFELEINGQEIAPGYSELNDPGEQLRRFRGQAGEGAGKGAIDFDFIEALEHGMPPAGGMGIGIDRLVMLLTGAPSIREVILFPQLRPRREEP
- a CDS encoding lipoprotein-releasing ABC transporter permease subunit yields the protein MIRYPVWISLRYLRFRGNRSFVSAITLISIAGVAVGVMTLMVVMAVMSGFDRQLKDKFLGIYGHVVVTAQGEIRDYLDLEERLEKLDGVAATAPSITGQIIVRTHNRALGVNLRGIDPEAEARVGKLGEYMIEGELDPGENGIVIGSQLADLYRLRLGDRVLLVSPSEGLTPGSVAGGREKFTVSGIFKSGMAQYDLELAYVSLDAARRLFGLGPGVTGISLKVDDVEHAHAIRNRVAAMLATPPYLVRSWMDLNKPLFEAIRVEKNLMFIIVTLIIVVAALNIASTLIVTVKEKTRAIGIFKSLGMPERAIRRIFVLNGMIIGLFGIVLGVAGGIVLTVNINHVADFLAARFGIQVFPPDVYYFDRIPARLDPLETLIIAGAALLIAVAASLYPAWRAARLEPVEALRYE
- a CDS encoding ABC transporter ATP-binding protein — translated: MSDRLPLEVMGVRRSFAGGDRELPVLKGVDLSVEAGEFLAVTGPSGAGKSTLLHIMGGLDSPDSGQVLLGGADLYRLSRKARAAARNRRIGFVFQFFHLLPEFTALENVLLPALIGGGGRRFRRHALELLEMVGLAERVRHYPSQLSGGEQQRVAVARALINEPLVLLADEPTGNVDSATGVRIMELLKRLNAELRQATVVVSHDPGVGKWADRVVTMRDGVLV